In Synechococcus sp. Nb3U1, one DNA window encodes the following:
- a CDS encoding TIGR02466 family protein translates to MPPFPQKAPLDLERHFAECVVYWQQGQVPQAAQLAQEILALEPDHTGSLQLLGMIAYRQGQLQEALGYLQKVVDLQPEEADAHYNLAFLLHSQGSLAEAVPHYRQALILDPDHLEARVNFAQLLRSAQLYREAAQEYREVVRLQPQSAQAHNDLGILLKEMGSLSEAIQAYEQAIQLQPDYVEAHNNLANALKASGNGQAAEQSYQRALQLKPNFAEAHNNLGTLYEEQGQLEKAVQCYQQAVLARSGYAEALSNLGDAFGQMGKLEQGLHCCQRAVLADPHLLEGQLNLANLLLMKGDPLGAETACQKALELHPAHPLALALQTIAQAEQQNWDGARHLADPKTFVQTFPSTQLFASAGQSPYETASFNQRLAERILAHPSLTWERSRNATRSGYHSGNLLADLNPADPDHPLHHLGSRIATTVPLYLEQLLPQLPPDHPWRERSQGQFQVRDLWAVVMQSQGHQIPHVHPSASLSGVYYVQVPQSMGIDLTDPSGWLEFGTYPERFPFAQAPNHPLVQKIQPQPGLLVLFPSHLWHRTIPYVGTEPRISIAFDIVFTGP, encoded by the coding sequence ATGCCCCCATTTCCCCAAAAAGCGCCCTTGGATCTGGAGCGACACTTTGCCGAGTGTGTTGTCTATTGGCAGCAAGGGCAAGTTCCGCAGGCGGCCCAATTGGCTCAGGAGATCCTAGCTTTAGAACCCGACCATACGGGATCCCTGCAACTTTTGGGGATGATCGCCTACCGGCAGGGGCAGCTTCAGGAGGCATTGGGGTACTTGCAGAAAGTGGTGGATCTACAACCGGAAGAGGCGGATGCTCACTACAATCTGGCCTTTTTACTGCACAGCCAGGGATCCCTGGCGGAGGCGGTTCCCCACTATCGACAAGCACTGATCCTGGATCCGGATCATCTGGAAGCACGGGTGAACTTTGCCCAGTTGTTGCGTTCTGCTCAGCTTTACCGAGAGGCGGCTCAGGAGTACCGAGAGGTGGTGCGGTTACAGCCTCAGTCGGCCCAAGCCCACAATGATCTCGGCATTCTATTGAAAGAGATGGGATCCCTGTCAGAAGCGATCCAGGCTTACGAACAAGCCATTCAACTGCAACCCGACTATGTCGAGGCCCACAACAACTTGGCCAATGCCCTGAAAGCCAGCGGAAATGGGCAGGCTGCCGAACAGAGTTATCAACGGGCTCTTCAGCTCAAACCCAACTTTGCCGAAGCCCACAACAACTTGGGCACCCTTTACGAAGAGCAGGGACAACTAGAAAAAGCGGTGCAGTGTTACCAGCAGGCGGTTTTGGCCCGTTCGGGGTATGCCGAAGCCCTGAGCAATTTGGGAGATGCCTTTGGCCAGATGGGCAAGCTGGAGCAGGGGTTGCACTGTTGTCAACGGGCCGTGCTGGCGGATCCCCATCTGTTGGAGGGACAGCTCAATTTGGCCAATTTACTGCTGATGAAAGGGGATCCCTTAGGAGCAGAAACCGCCTGTCAGAAGGCTTTGGAACTTCATCCAGCCCATCCACTGGCCTTGGCATTGCAAACCATCGCTCAGGCCGAACAGCAGAATTGGGATGGCGCGCGGCATTTGGCAGATCCCAAAACCTTTGTGCAAACCTTTCCCAGTACCCAGTTGTTCGCGTCAGCGGGACAGAGTCCTTACGAAACAGCCAGTTTCAATCAACGCTTGGCAGAGAGGATCTTGGCTCACCCCAGCCTCACTTGGGAGCGCAGCCGCAACGCCACTCGTAGTGGGTATCACAGCGGCAACCTATTGGCAGATCTCAACCCCGCTGACCCAGATCATCCCCTGCACCACCTGGGATCCCGAATTGCGACAACCGTGCCCCTTTATCTAGAGCAGCTCTTGCCCCAGTTGCCTCCGGATCATCCCTGGCGAGAGCGTAGCCAAGGTCAGTTTCAGGTGCGGGATCTGTGGGCGGTGGTGATGCAGTCTCAGGGACATCAGATCCCCCATGTGCATCCTTCCGCCAGCCTGAGTGGGGTGTACTACGTGCAAGTGCCCCAATCTATGGGTATTGATCTAACAGATCCTTCTGGATGGCTGGAGTTTGGCACTTATCCTGAGCGTTTTCCCTTCGCCCAAGCGCCCAATCATCCTTTGGTTCAGAAAATTCAGCCGCAGCCAGGTTTGCTGGTGTTGTTCCCCTCTCATCTCTGGCATCGTACCATTCCTTATGTCGGTACCGAGCCTCGCATCAGCATCGCCTTCGACATTGTCTTTACAGGCCCCTAG
- the trxA gene encoding thioredoxin translates to MAQKQQFKSFTDMIEGSQTPILVDFYASWCGPCRLMANVLEQVKPQVGDAVSFIKVDTEKYPNIAARWGIQALPTLILFKDGQPIDRIEGLLQPRALLERLQAQVNLPVA, encoded by the coding sequence ATGGCTCAAAAGCAACAGTTCAAAAGTTTTACCGACATGATTGAGGGATCCCAAACCCCGATCCTGGTGGATTTTTATGCCTCTTGGTGTGGCCCCTGTCGGCTGATGGCCAATGTGTTGGAGCAAGTGAAGCCTCAGGTGGGGGATGCAGTTTCCTTCATCAAGGTGGACACGGAAAAATACCCGAATATTGCCGCCCGCTGGGGCATTCAGGCCTTGCCGACCCTGATTTTGTTCAAGGATGGGCAGCCGATCGACCGGATCGAAGGGCTATTGCAGCCGCGTGCTTTACTGGAGCGGTTGCAGGCGCAGGTCAACTTGCCCGTGGCCTGA
- a CDS encoding SulP family inorganic anion transporter: MTQGIPGVQDPHSPSTSPQVGILQRYLPFTDWSWHYSPGNLPGDVIAGVIVAIMLVPQSMAYALLAGLPPQTGLYASLLPLIVYALLGSSRVLAVGPVAMVSLLVAAGLEPLAEPGSPEYGQLAVGIALWVGLIQAGMGVLRLGFLVNFLSHSVISAFTSAAALIIAFSQVKHLLGVRIPNTESFLVLLRELWQSRGGLNGVTLGLGLLGIALLLYAQQKLPAQLRRWGIPQVWVLPLSKGAPLGVVILTTLLVWGLDLSQGSGVAVVGAIPAGLPSLTFPWLNLEQWGSLLPTALAISLVGFTESYAVGQSLASKKRQKVDPDQDLIGLGAANLAAALTGGYPVTGGISRSVVNFQAGANSGLASLITAGLIALTVLFLMPLFFFLPQTTLAAIILVAVLGLVDFRPLLHSWHYDRGDAGVWLVTFASVLSVGIEPGIGLGVITSIGLFLWRSSRPHIAIVGQVPGTEHYRNMLRHEVITDPQVLAIRVDESLFFANAAYLEEHLLKQVAERPEVQHLLLICSAVNFIDGSALESLLRLMEKLWQAGVQFHMAEVKGPVMDRLKAIHFVEKIGADHIFLSTHQAMQALKVQGWKASANFTGRE; this comes from the coding sequence ATGACGCAAGGGATCCCTGGGGTGCAGGATCCCCATTCCCCATCAACCTCTCCCCAAGTCGGGATCCTGCAGCGTTACCTACCTTTTACTGATTGGTCATGGCACTATTCCCCTGGGAATTTGCCGGGGGATGTGATTGCTGGGGTGATCGTGGCGATTATGCTGGTGCCTCAGAGTATGGCCTATGCTCTGTTGGCCGGTTTGCCCCCGCAAACGGGGTTGTATGCCAGCCTTCTGCCCTTGATTGTTTATGCCTTGCTGGGATCCAGCCGGGTACTGGCGGTGGGGCCGGTAGCGATGGTGTCGTTGCTGGTGGCAGCCGGGTTGGAACCCTTGGCAGAACCGGGTAGCCCAGAGTACGGGCAGTTGGCCGTGGGGATTGCCCTCTGGGTGGGGCTGATCCAGGCCGGGATGGGAGTGCTGCGGTTGGGGTTTTTGGTGAATTTCCTCAGCCATTCGGTGATTTCTGCCTTTACCAGTGCGGCGGCTTTGATCATTGCTTTTAGCCAGGTCAAGCATTTGCTGGGGGTACGGATCCCCAATACGGAGTCCTTTCTGGTGTTGCTACGGGAACTGTGGCAGAGCCGTGGGGGCTTGAATGGAGTGACGTTGGGTTTGGGACTGTTGGGGATTGCCCTACTCCTCTATGCCCAGCAAAAATTACCGGCTCAGTTGCGCCGGTGGGGGATCCCGCAGGTTTGGGTGCTGCCCCTCAGTAAAGGTGCTCCGTTGGGGGTGGTGATCCTAACCACGCTGCTGGTGTGGGGCTTAGATTTGTCGCAGGGATCCGGGGTAGCGGTGGTGGGAGCGATTCCAGCGGGGTTGCCATCCCTAACCTTCCCTTGGCTGAACCTGGAGCAATGGGGATCCCTGCTGCCGACAGCTTTGGCCATCAGTTTGGTGGGCTTTACGGAGAGCTATGCCGTGGGGCAATCTTTGGCCAGCAAAAAACGTCAGAAGGTGGATCCCGACCAGGATTTGATAGGGTTGGGAGCGGCCAATCTCGCCGCCGCCCTCACGGGGGGCTACCCAGTAACGGGGGGGATCAGCCGCTCGGTGGTGAATTTTCAAGCGGGGGCCAATTCTGGCTTGGCTTCTCTGATTACAGCGGGGTTGATTGCCCTGACGGTACTGTTTTTGATGCCGCTGTTTTTCTTTTTGCCCCAAACTACTTTGGCCGCGATCATTCTGGTGGCAGTGCTGGGGTTAGTGGACTTTCGCCCCTTGCTGCACAGCTGGCATTACGACCGAGGGGATGCGGGGGTATGGCTCGTAACCTTTGCCAGCGTTTTGTCAGTTGGGATCGAGCCGGGGATTGGGCTGGGGGTGATCACCTCCATTGGGTTATTTCTCTGGCGCAGCAGTCGCCCCCATATTGCCATCGTCGGACAGGTGCCAGGAACGGAGCACTATCGCAATATGTTGCGGCATGAGGTGATCACGGATCCCCAAGTTTTGGCGATCCGAGTCGATGAAAGCTTGTTTTTTGCCAATGCCGCGTATTTGGAGGAGCATCTACTCAAACAGGTGGCGGAACGACCCGAAGTTCAGCATTTGCTGTTGATTTGTAGCGCAGTCAATTTTATCGACGGCAGTGCTTTGGAATCGTTATTGCGGCTGATGGAAAAACTTTGGCAGGCAGGGGTGCAGTTCCATATGGCGGAGGTGAAAGGGCCGGTGATGGATCGGCTCAAGGCGATTCATTTTGTGGAGAAGATTGGAGCAGATCACATTTTCTTATCTACCCATCAGGCGATGCAAGCTCTGAAAGTTCAGGGATGGAAAGCCTCAGCCAATTTTACTGGGCGCGAATGA
- a CDS encoding rhodanese-like domain-containing protein — MTIAQNPQPQAQQDRDPRLKEIDALTLKQWLDQGRVNLIDVREPSEYAEERIPGAINMPLSTFDPTQVPTSTPEQTVVMQCRMGSRSIRASCQLLDTGWPEVLNLKGGIEAWKSAQLPVTRTPNAPISLMRQVQIAAGSLVVFGTLMGALVNPWWLLLSGFVGSGLVFAGVTNTCGMALLLARMPWNRGQSL; from the coding sequence ATGACCATTGCACAAAACCCACAACCGCAAGCCCAACAGGATCGGGATCCCCGTCTCAAGGAAATTGATGCCCTGACGTTGAAACAATGGCTGGATCAGGGGCGGGTGAACCTGATCGATGTACGGGAACCCTCAGAATATGCCGAGGAGCGGATCCCAGGGGCGATCAATATGCCGCTCTCCACCTTTGACCCAACCCAGGTGCCCACCTCCACTCCCGAACAGACGGTGGTGATGCAGTGCCGCATGGGCAGCCGCTCGATCCGGGCCAGTTGCCAACTGTTAGATACAGGTTGGCCAGAGGTGCTCAACCTCAAAGGAGGGATCGAAGCCTGGAAATCGGCTCAGTTGCCCGTCACCCGCACCCCAAATGCTCCCATTTCTCTGATGCGTCAGGTGCAGATCGCAGCGGGATCCCTTGTTGTCTTCGGCACGCTCATGGGAGCTTTGGTCAACCCTTGGTGGCTGCTGTTGAGTGGTTTTGTAGGATCAGGGCTGGTGTTCGCTGGTGTCACCAATACCTGTGGCATGGCTCTTCTGTTGGCGCGCATGCCCTGGAACCGAGGCCAGTCTCTATGA
- a CDS encoding MBL fold metallo-hydrolase — protein MLFRQLFDQETGTYTYLIADPVTREAALVDPVLEQVERDFTLIQELGLTLKYCLETHVHADHVTGTGKLRERTGCQGIVPVQAKAQCADRFIAHGETLQVGSLLIEAIATLGHTDSHMTYRVNGDRILTGDALLIRGCGRTDFQSGDAGLMYDHVTGHLFSLPDETLVYPGHDYKGRTVSTIGEEKRWNPRFVDPATGSLRSRESFIALMNSLNLPNPKKIQEAVPANEQCGKVPTTV, from the coding sequence ATGCTCTTTCGACAACTGTTTGATCAAGAGACGGGTACATATACTTATTTAATCGCGGATCCCGTTACCCGGGAGGCGGCACTGGTGGATCCCGTGCTGGAGCAGGTGGAGCGGGATTTCACTTTGATCCAGGAGTTGGGGCTAACTCTGAAGTATTGTCTGGAAACCCATGTGCATGCCGACCATGTCACCGGGACTGGCAAATTGCGAGAACGAACCGGGTGCCAGGGGATCGTACCCGTACAGGCCAAAGCCCAGTGTGCCGACCGTTTCATTGCCCACGGAGAAACCCTTCAGGTGGGATCCCTCTTGATTGAGGCGATAGCCACTTTGGGTCATACCGACAGCCACATGACCTATCGGGTGAATGGGGATCGGATTTTGACCGGGGATGCGCTGTTGATTCGCGGCTGCGGGCGGACGGATTTCCAAAGTGGGGATGCAGGCCTGATGTATGACCATGTTACGGGGCATTTGTTCAGCTTGCCGGATGAAACCTTGGTTTATCCGGGGCATGACTACAAGGGGCGCACCGTTTCCACCATTGGCGAAGAAAAACGTTGGAACCCCCGCTTTGTTGACCCTGCAACGGGATCCCTACGGTCACGGGAGAGCTTCATCGCTTTGATGAATAGCCTGAACTTACCCAATCCGAAAAAGATCCAAGAGGCCGTGCCCGCTAACGAGCAATGTGGCAAAGTTCCCACAACTGTTTAG
- a CDS encoding ArsR/SmtB family transcription factor, translating into MAPALTPEVLSSVAEYFKVLSEPSRLQILCELRSGPKNVTEILEVTGMGQANVSKHLKILAQAGIVSRQPKGVSVYYQIVDPACFELCEVVCNQLIERLQQQARQLEPLAVGRGPEVNSRPDDSF; encoded by the coding sequence ATGGCCCCAGCCCTAACCCCAGAAGTACTGAGCAGCGTGGCGGAATATTTCAAGGTACTCTCGGAGCCCAGTCGGCTGCAGATTTTGTGTGAGCTGCGTTCTGGCCCTAAAAATGTGACGGAGATCCTGGAGGTCACGGGCATGGGTCAAGCCAATGTTTCTAAACATCTGAAGATTTTGGCGCAAGCGGGCATCGTCAGCCGCCAACCGAAAGGGGTGAGTGTCTATTACCAGATTGTGGATCCCGCCTGTTTTGAGCTATGCGAGGTGGTGTGCAATCAGTTGATTGAGCGGCTCCAACAGCAAGCCCGCCAGCTAGAGCCGCTAGCTGTAGGTAGAGGGCCGGAGGTCAACTCTCGACCAGATGATTCTTTTTAG